A genomic segment from Phragmites australis chromosome 6, lpPhrAust1.1, whole genome shotgun sequence encodes:
- the LOC133920960 gene encoding kinesin-like protein KIN-10A — MAPPTPSPRPAPPPTPHGTLATPLRTPASKHRLCFPPTTPKNNHGGGGAATEHPVEVIGRIRNLSSGGASALEIAGGGTAVRVRGDGGGCRDFTLDGVSVSEEEGLEGFYRRFVRSRIEGVRVGAKCTVMVYGPTGSGKSHTMFGCAKQPGIVYRALRDILEGGGGEGAGAGEDDAGFGVGLFVQVAVLEIYNEEIYDLLVGSGANAKGNAPKVRLEVMGKKAKNATYICGNEAGKISREVAKVEKRRTVKSTLCNERSSRSHCMIILDVPSVGGRLMLVDMAGSENIEAAGQTGFEAKMQTAKINQGNTALKRVVESIANGDSHVPFRDSKLTMLLQDSFEDDKSKILMILCASPDPKELHKTVSTLEYGAKAKCIIRAAHAATPRDKMSSEESSTTLNSRIVAMNQFIYKLQKENKLREKERNEAQNLLRLKEEELAQLRAKLKLIEGKEKAAKEEEINSKVMEKTQILRSEVMKMEEVMLRQQQELTALKQRLQEVEREKVDARQSVQQDLIGSRLLARLSEMPAGLDQSMSMVMSMELDMGDQPVMQDVKVIKEDTRQQGQIWNHTATAGTCTGAVEQDNDVRLSGYPEKVVLSTVFEEGGEEDGEGDNGFEEEVCKEVVEESFKVDFTEHVLAEPDDPATRQHRIHNIFRLCGNHRELAKKPKVQSPAKQAFGDENKSPTKQGFRYDENEPANQVFGDENKEPSAWGAPTCDVKVTDSPVSSQLSPIVCQVVDEPLLEQLTSCNKQEESDRNKENSVAVQKEQEGLLEVYIKWESGNLIKGLKLLQNSRLSDLRKLIEAHFEEAGSKQQHQFTFLLLGDPSGAPVSREKEASLQISKLPHWNNQPNSYLACLRAAKKPTVDHMPFHPLDSKLNSVVNEVVNEAHRAGVLSPKVNQMSPSYIRELRA; from the exons ATGGCTCCGCCCACGCCCTCTCCGCGGCCGGCGCCTCCGCCGACGCCGCATGGAACCCTGGCAACGCCCCTCCGGACACCCGCCTCCAAGCACCGCCTCTGCTTCCCGCCCACCACCCCGAAGAACaaccacggcggcggcggcgctgccaCGGAGCACCCGGTCGAGGTGATCGGCCGCATCCGGAACCTCTCCTCGGGCGGCGCGTCGGCGCTGGAGATCGCGGGGGGAGGGACGGCCGTGCGCGTGCGCGGTGACGGGGGCGGGTGCCGTGACTTCACCCTCGACGGCGTCTCCGTCTCCGAGGAGGAGGGCCTCGAGGGGTTCTACCGCCGCTTCGTGCGCTCGCGGATCGAGGGCGTGAGGGTCGGGGCCAAGTGCACCGTCATGGTGTACGGGCCCACGGGATCGGGGAAGAGCCACACCATGTTCGGATGCGCCAAGCAGCCCGGGATCGTGTACCGCGCGCTCAGGGACATTCTGGAGGGAGGAGGGGGTgaaggcgccggcgccggggagGATGACGCCGGGTTCGGGGTCGGGCTCTTCGTTCAGGTCGCTGTGCTTGAGATCTACAACGAGGAGATCTACGATTTGCTCGTGGGGAGCGGAGCTAATGCTAAAGGGAACGCACCCAAG GTGAGGTTAGAAGTAATGGGAAAGAAAGCCAAAAATGCGACATACATATGTGGAAATGAAGCTGGAAAGATATCTAGAGAAGTTGCCAAGGTGGAGAAGAGGCGAACTGTCAAGAGCACACTTTGTAACGAGAGGAGTTCGCGGAGTCATTGCATG ATTATCCTGGATGTTCCATCGGTGGGAGGAAGGTTAATGCTTGTTGACATGGCTGGATCTGAGAACATAGAAGCAGCAGGCCAAACAGGATTTGAAGCCAAAATGCAG ACAGCAAAGATTAACCAAGGGAACACTGCTTTAAAACGAGTGGTCGAGTCTATTGCTAATGGTGATTCTCACGTTCCATTTAGAGACAGCAAGCTCACAATGCTACTACAG GATTCATTTGAGGATGACAAATCGAAAATCCTGATGATTCTCTGCGCTAGTCCTGACCCAAAGGAACTGCACAAGACAGTTTCTACTTTGGAGTATGGTGCTAAGGCAAAATGTATTATACGTGCTGCTCATGCCGCAACACCGAGGGACAAAATGAGCTCCGAGGAGTCATCTACAACGCTCAATTCAAGAATTGTTGCGATGAACCAGTTCATTTACAAGCTCCAAAAGGAGAACAAACTGAGAGAGAAAGAACGCAATGAGGCCCAGAATTTGCTACGGTTGAAGGAAGAGGAACTTGCACAACTGAGAGCAAAGCTCAAGCTGATAGAAGGGAAGGAAAAAGCTGCTAAGGAAGAAGAGATTAACTCAAAAGTTATGGAGAAGACCCAGATATTGAGGAGTGAGGTCATGAAGATGGAAGAGGTGATGCTAAGGCAGCAGCAGGAACTCACTGCACTAAAACAGCGGCTGCAGGAGGTTGAGCGTGAAAAGGTGGACGCTCGTCAATCTGTGCAGCAGGATCTCATTGGAAGTAGATTGTTGGCACGGCTATCAGAGATGCCTGCAGGACTTGATCAATCAATGTCCATGGTCATGTCCATGGAGTTAGATATGGGAGATCAGCCGGTCATGCAAGATGTGAAGGTAATAAAGGAGGATACTCGCCAGCAGGGTCAAATATGGAATCACACAGCCACAGCAGGCACTTGCACCGGTGCTGTGGAGCAAGATAATGATGTCAGACTATCCGGGTATCCAGAAAAGGTGGTCTTGAGCACTGTATTTGAGGAGGGgggtgaagaagatggagagGGGGACAATGGTTTTGAAGAGGAGGTGTGCAAAGAGGTTGTAGAGGAGAGCTTTAAGGTGGACTTCACAGAACATGTGCTTGCTGAGCCAGATGATCCTGCCACAAGGCAGCATCGGATTCATAACATATTCAGGCTCTGTGGGAACCATCGTGAGTTAGCTAAGAAACCAAAGGTTCAGTCACCGGCAAAACAAGCATTTGGTGATGAGAACAAGTCACCGACAAAGCAAGGGTTCAGATACGACGAAAACGAGCCAGCAAATCAAGTTTTTGGAGATGAGAACAAGGAGCCGTCAGCATGGGGAGCCCCCACGTGCGACGTCAAAGTGACCGACAGCCCGGTATCTTCACAACTTTCACCAATTGTGTGCCAAGTCGTGGACGAGCCATTGTTGGAGCAGCTGACATCATGCAATAAACAGGAAGAAAGTGATCGGAACAAGGAGAACAGCGTTGCTGTGCAAAAGGAGCAAGAGGGCTTGCTGGAAGTCTACATCAAGTGGGAGTCCGGCAATCTGATCAAAGGGCTGAAATTACTGCAGAACTCTCGCCTTTCAGATTTAAGGAAGCTCATAGAAGCTCACTTCGAAGAAGCAGGCAGCAAACAGCAACATCAGTtcaccttcctcctcctcggg GATCCTTCCGGGGCTCCGGTGTCGAGGGAGAAGGAGGCGTCACTTCAAATAAGCAAGCTGCCTCACTGGAACAACCAGCCGAACAGCTACCTGGCCTGCCTGCGCGCGGCCAAGAAGCCAACCGTGGATCACATGCCGTTCCACCCGTTGGATAGCAAGCTGAACTCGGTCGTCAACGAGGTCGTCAACGAGGCGCACCGCGCCGGCGTGCTCTCGCCGAAGGTCAACCAGATGAGCCCCAGCTACATCCGGGAGTTGAGAGCTTGA